A single genomic interval of Aureliella helgolandensis harbors:
- a CDS encoding MFS transporter: MFASRKFLTAGGFFSFFIFGFMDNLKGPLLPEILRAETLNYSQGGTIVLSGYLGFIAATLLTGVMADWLGSRGVLLSAGLSLLLGVAALSFSGANFGAILASMGMIGFGLGAIEVGGNSLMVELYTVNRARYLNLLATCHGVGSLLVPLYAATLVTWEFSWQDIYGCSLGLVVILPTIFCLSQLSSHTPSEPDSKAPSGTAAGRWSWQETLRIGFSPRMGWYYVLLASYVAVELGLAAWLVEYLHQNRDMTVAHASLYLSGFFVMLMLGRLLGSFAVERIGYFRMVGLALGGGSLCIAAGLFGSDRWIGALPLSGFFLSIVFPTVTASVSKLYQQNIGSLLGLLFTAAGIGGALGSWSVGVIGNSQGLQAGMAVTLAYCLLGLLALYVLSRWRGDSPAAEPV; the protein is encoded by the coding sequence ATGTTCGCCTCCAGAAAATTCTTGACCGCGGGTGGTTTCTTTTCTTTTTTCATCTTCGGCTTCATGGACAATCTCAAGGGGCCACTGCTGCCTGAGATACTCCGGGCAGAAACACTTAACTACAGCCAGGGTGGGACAATTGTACTGAGTGGCTACCTAGGGTTTATCGCTGCCACTCTTCTCACCGGCGTGATGGCCGACTGGCTTGGTAGCCGCGGAGTTTTATTGAGTGCCGGCCTGAGTCTGCTGCTGGGAGTCGCTGCACTCAGCTTCTCAGGAGCGAACTTTGGTGCGATCCTGGCATCCATGGGGATGATTGGCTTTGGCTTAGGAGCCATTGAAGTAGGGGGAAACAGCCTGATGGTCGAGCTCTACACAGTGAATCGCGCTCGCTATCTCAATTTGCTGGCGACCTGCCATGGAGTTGGCTCCCTCTTGGTTCCGCTCTACGCTGCCACACTGGTGACGTGGGAGTTTTCTTGGCAGGATATCTATGGTTGCAGTCTGGGGTTGGTCGTGATTCTGCCCACAATTTTCTGTCTGAGCCAACTTAGCAGTCACACTCCGTCCGAGCCCGATTCCAAGGCGCCGTCTGGTACAGCCGCCGGCCGTTGGAGCTGGCAAGAGACACTTCGGATTGGATTTTCGCCACGCATGGGGTGGTATTACGTGCTACTGGCATCTTATGTTGCGGTAGAACTCGGTTTAGCAGCATGGTTAGTCGAATACTTGCATCAAAACCGCGACATGACTGTTGCCCACGCCTCCCTCTACCTCTCCGGATTTTTCGTGATGTTGATGTTGGGACGCCTGCTCGGTAGTTTTGCTGTTGAACGCATCGGGTACTTTCGCATGGTAGGCCTCGCTCTGGGAGGGGGCAGCCTGTGCATCGCGGCAGGATTGTTTGGAAGTGATCGTTGGATAGGCGCGTTACCTCTTTCGGGATTCTTTCTTTCAATTGTCTTTCCTACGGTCACCGCCTCCGTCTCCAAGTTGTATCAACAGAATATCGGTTCCCTCTTGGGGTTGCTCTTTACAGCCGCCGGCATTGGAGGTGCGCTTGGTTCCTGGAGCGTAGGAGTGATTGGCAACTCGCAAGGCTTGCAAGCGGGAATGGCAGTTACTCTTGCCTATTGCTTGCTGGGATTGCTCGCGCTGTATGTTCTCAGCCGCTGGCGAGGCGATTCCCCCGCGGCGGAGCCGGTATGA
- a CDS encoding tRNA-queuosine alpha-mannosyltransferase domain-containing protein — protein MNVRVLVLEPFGGGSHAAFYRQWSQFSDHRFHILELPAVHWKWRSRHSSLTLAEYANQAVEEGQTFDIIFASEMLHVAEWRGFACESLRKLPVVTYFHENQFTYPIAESQARDFHFAYSNLLTAVAADQVWFNSAYHRDEFLAAALAWLRRMPDFKHVDQFRAAIGKSKICPPGITAPAIPAAPISPSDAHVAGRAASQATGVTLGWVARWEHDKAPENFVAAIEILVAEGLDFQLCLLGQQFQRTPPSLHRLQELAGARLIHCGYAESRDTYWRHLHTMDIVVSTAIHEFFGIGILEATLAGARPLLPNRLAYPEVFDLEHYPERAHLFYDGSVGQLTERLREWILSGVRNTPASPLTQWVRDHYAWSALAGQYDQALTELVAAHR, from the coding sequence ATGAATGTTCGCGTCCTCGTGCTGGAGCCCTTTGGTGGTGGATCGCACGCGGCGTTCTATCGGCAATGGAGCCAGTTTAGTGACCATCGCTTCCACATTCTGGAATTGCCGGCCGTTCACTGGAAGTGGAGGTCTCGCCATAGTTCGCTCACTCTGGCGGAATACGCAAACCAGGCGGTGGAGGAGGGCCAAACGTTCGACATCATCTTTGCTAGCGAAATGCTGCACGTGGCGGAATGGCGAGGCTTCGCATGTGAATCGCTCCGCAAATTGCCAGTAGTCACCTACTTCCATGAAAATCAATTCACCTACCCAATCGCTGAATCCCAGGCGCGAGATTTCCATTTCGCCTACAGCAATCTTCTGACGGCGGTAGCCGCCGACCAGGTTTGGTTCAATTCGGCCTACCATCGCGATGAGTTTCTCGCTGCGGCTCTGGCTTGGCTCCGCAGAATGCCCGATTTCAAACATGTCGATCAGTTTCGCGCTGCGATTGGCAAATCCAAGATATGTCCGCCTGGTATCACCGCGCCAGCAATTCCCGCCGCTCCAATCAGTCCTTCCGACGCCCACGTCGCCGGCAGGGCGGCATCCCAAGCTACCGGTGTTACGCTGGGCTGGGTGGCTCGCTGGGAACACGACAAAGCACCTGAAAACTTTGTGGCCGCCATCGAAATCCTGGTGGCCGAAGGGCTCGATTTCCAGCTCTGTTTACTGGGCCAACAATTTCAGCGAACGCCCCCCAGCCTGCACCGACTGCAGGAGCTCGCCGGCGCGAGGCTCATCCACTGCGGCTATGCGGAATCGCGGGATACCTATTGGCGTCACCTGCATACAATGGACATCGTGGTGTCGACGGCGATTCATGAATTTTTTGGGATTGGGATCTTGGAAGCAACCTTGGCCGGTGCACGCCCCTTGCTTCCCAATCGCTTGGCCTATCCTGAGGTGTTTGATCTGGAACATTATCCAGAGCGAGCACACCTGTTCTACGATGGATCGGTTGGCCAGCTGACCGAACGGCTACGCGAGTGGATTCTTTCCGGTGTGCGCAACACCCCAGCTAGCCCGTTGACTCAGTGGGTGAGGGACCATTACGCCTGGAGTGCTCTGGCCGGACAATATGACCAGGCGCTTACAGAGCTGGTGGCCGCACACCGGTAA